In a genomic window of Brettanomyces nanus chromosome 1, complete sequence:
- a CDS encoding uncharacterized protein (BUSCO:EOG09344E5Y~EggNog:ENOG41), with protein sequence MLGPFRSTLVNLGGLLWKRPWRLSSTQKYRQRKRMQQVDANIENLFQGLKANSMKTRKVNQLKYDFPKEKDMEAKDKYTVFNKHSRGYRKAAHFVPKWTKLSLRDNPKHF encoded by the coding sequence ATGCTCGGACCGTTCAGATCTACGCTTGTGAATCTTGGTGGGTTACTTTGGAAGCGTCCATGGAGATTGTCGTCCACACAAAAATATAGACAGAGGAAGCGAATGCAGCAGGTGGATGCTAACATTGAGAATTTATTCCAAGGGCTCAAAGCCAATAGTATGAAGACCCGCAAAGTCAACCAGTTGAAATATGATTTCCCCAAGGAAAAGGATATGGAAGCTAAAGATAAGTATACCGTTTTCAACAAGCACTCTAGAGGTTACAGGAAGGCTGCTCACTTTGTGCCCAAGTGGACAAAGTTATCCTTGAGAGATAATCCCAAACACTTTTAA